gcagagcccttaaccagtacactttatgAATGATTATTCATATAAATGATCGAAAACTAACGTTTGTAACTATTAACAGACAAAAATCCCCTAACCAATCCAACCATATTGATGAGATCGATCTGAAAATCAGATTCATTTCATGAATCTGATTGGGTTGGTTGGGAGATTTTTGTCcttgtggtcccaaacgatcattttcaATCATTCATACGAATAATTGTTCATAAACTATAGTTCACCGAATTGTATCGGCAGTGGCCATCTTAAGACCGTCCCAATTATCTACAGGTGAAAAGGAATGATAATCTCCCTTTTAGGcattataaatacattttagctTAGCatgacaatgaattacagctgtaTGTCTTTGGACATTCTTGTAGTCACAGTGGCACCAAGAGGTAAAAAGAAAGCATTCCATTAAAATTcccaaaacacatttagaaaaaaaacgaTAAGTAGTTAGTAGAAAAAATATAATAGCAACCTGTTTGGATCTGTCTTTTGTGGAGTGCATTTCATTAGAaatcggttgctattagttacatacATGTAAATATTCACAGACAGATACCTCCATCACAGTTATATTTCACAGTTACTGAGACATTAATTAGAACAGCTAATAAGAGTTTATACATTTTCTAGTTTTGCACTGTTTCCCTAAAGCAGACGCTTCATGGTGTGAACATGAAACTATAGCAGAAGTGAAGGAATTAGGGGGAGTAGCAGCAGCTCTAGTATGGGGGATACAGCTTTGGGAACTCCCCTCTGATCCCAGCTCAAGCATACGAGTCTTTTGTCTTTTCACTATGCCAGAGCAAGCATCACTGTGGTTTGTTTATTAGCTTGAAGAAGCTTTCAGTCTCACAGGGTTCTCATGTTTGTGTTAGGAGATTTCATCCTAGAAGCTTTGGTCCACATTTCTGACAAGGACTCAAGAATTTTAGCTTTGCCATGCTTCACAAAGTCTTTGATATGAGGATTCACCATGTTATTGTATTTGGTTACATTCTCATTCTTGTAAGGTGAACAACGGCGTGCCTTCTCTTATGTTGTCGGGATGTGGATCTATCTGCACAGGAACATGAACATAAGACATTGTAGAAATTGTGCAACCTTAATCATAAGAGTCTGAACAAAAAGACCTGAAAATTGCTAATCACTGGTGGGGAGAAGAGACCAACTGTGACTATATTACAAATGGATAGATTGAGGGTAATCACCCAATAATATATTGTATAATATGTGTTTAAGGTTTTTCTAGAAAGTAACAGCTGTTTTCTTGTATTTTCCATGCAAGTTATTCTTACTGGATAATTTAACTTACATCTGTCAGGTTAACCTCTCCCTGCACCActtgtcacataactgcagattagcagtaactgtttgttcagcagcattaagaTGAGTCAACGGATTGCGCTGCTTGGTAAGTCAAGCCAATCTAacttacatttatttttattctaaAAATGTATCAGAATTTACCACCATGGCTGATAGATAAAAAATGGAAAATGTGGGAAATATGATCGTTTTcacagattgaaaaaaaaatattttacattaattttttttatacactcaaatgttacaatcaatcagaaaaaaatgattgtaatcCTTCAAttgaaaagaaattaaaaaaatgtatggtgtgtggccaccaagGTTCAAGGACACATTggagctgataaaaaaaaaaaaaaagatttacttacctggggctttcttcagttCCTAGCAGCCGATATGTCACTCGCCGCAGTTCCACTTCCAGCTTCTGGCCCGGGGTtccctctggtgcagatgccaaCCGCATCTATTGCGCAGTACACTCTAGACTATGTCAGCGCGTCCCAGAGGGgctctcgcgcaggcgcagtagatgccgacctggcgaggtcggcatctgcaccggaggggaccgggagccaccggagctgcggccagGCCACAggaaggctgccaggggctggaggaagcccttggtaagtaaatctctctttttttaaaaaaattagctcggaccttccctttaagcagaaagttaaggttaggcacttggAGGATACTTTCAGTAAAGTTTAGGTATAGTAACAGTAGAAAGAAGGAAGAGTTAGGGATACGCAATGGTAAGGGCAGAGGTTAGGATTACGGGATGTAGGGTTGTGGATGTTTAAGGTGTGCTGACAGAAACTATATTAAAGCAAATTACACCTAGCCCATATAGCCAGAACCTAATCTGCAAATTCTATATACAATTTACTGGTGTCCATCTGAAACACTTTCAGTTACTGTACATAGCAAGCACACTTCACTGTCAAAAGCCTTATACattaaaggtgcttttttttatttagaaatgGAAAGTTTTAGAAATTAACACATTTTGTTTCAGGATTTTTGTTAAATAGAAGAAGGAAAAGATACTGAAGAATGTTCAGTGTGCACAAGTAATTAATCAGTGGCCTACCTCAGAATATAGCGGCGGAGGCTGAAATCGAAACTCCTGGATGACATCAAATGGGGGGAAGTGTAGCCCTTCCGTTAGTTCTGTTTGCTCTGTGACTGAGGGGGCGCTCCATGAGAGATCCTCTTCTGACACAATATCTGCATAATTTGGTGGTGCTGCAGGGAATAGGATATATCATGTAAGAATGGCAATTTTACATGTAACGCAGGGACATCAATTATGAGATTTTTCATCTTTCCTTTTCCTTTTAAATTAGAAGAAACATGTACCTAAAGGGTAAGTAAATTATCATAAGAAAATATTGGCATCAATTAACGATACTACAACTTAAAAtagccctactcttacacagaacccttcccacctccgctgcctaaccctaaacccccccttattgacgcctaactctaaccccctcatcttggtgcctaacccgaaaaaaaaaaccttcttgatgtccaaccctaaaactccccttcttgacgcctaaccctaacccccctttcttgacgcctaaccctaaaacccccccttcctgatacctaactctGAAACccgcctttctgatgcctaaccctaacccgcctttcttgacgcctaacccttaaaccccccttcccgacgcctaactctaaaacccgccttcctgtcacctaaccctaaaacctccctttttgatgcctaaccctaaaaccccccttcctgatgcctaaccctaaaaacccccttccttacgcctaaccctaaaacccaccttcctggcacctaaccctaaaacctccctttttaaagcctaaccctaaaaccccccttcctgatgcctaactctaaaaacccccttccttacgcctaaccctaaaaccctccttcctgacacctaaacctAAAACTTCCCTttttgacgcctaaccctaaaaccccccttcctcatgcctaaccctaatcccctccTTCCTAACTTTATGTTCAAAACAATAAATTTTAAATCtataatttatatataaaaaatctaTAATATAGATCTATAATATAAAAAATGTGTAATTTGTTAAtgcaaaacattaaaaatgtcaaaaacaagAGCATTCTACTTTTTCCAAACGATaaaatatttcaaaaactataacattttaATTTTCAAAAAGATAATTATCATGCATCCAAATGTATGCTTTGGGTACCTAATagctgatatttgcattagcgcctatgggcGCCCAAATCCTCCATTAGCCCCTGGGAGTCCACATTTCCTACTTCCAGGAACGCATGCTAAAGCAGGAATAGTTGTGTGAACCTTTCCTAAAAGTGCAGGCAGGGAACCTTCTGTGAATTCGACTGGTACAGTAGAGAAGGCACCGAAAGTTGAGAAAAGTGAATGCTAGAAAGTGCAGCAAGGGCTAGCACCTGGCAGATATGATGAATCTGGGTTTTCTCCTTCAGAACCCCAGATTATCCCATACACCGCAGGTCAGCACCAAAGCTAGTGGGGAGGGTCATGGTATTGTGGTCCACATCGCGCTTCACATGACCACGATGCTAAGCTCGAAGGAGTAAGCATCGGAGTCGCGTGAAACGCAACGTGGACCACAACCCAGTGACCCTCTCCACTAGCTTTGGTGCTGACCTGCAGTGTACGGGATAATTTGGATTTATGAATGAGGAAACCCAGACTTGAATACCAACACAATGATGTGCATGGATGGTGACACGTGTGCACACATTTACTATGTACCTAATTAGACAAACAATGATTACATTTAGTCTTGGAATATGAAGAGTTGGGTGGAGACCTTCCCTTTCAGTCCCGGTCTGTGGAATATTAAATGTTTTCAGCAAGAGAACGTTGCATACAGTGAATAATAAATTTGTTCTATGTTTAGCTGTATATTCCCTTTTACCTATGAGTCATCTCATTCAGTGATTACTATATCATCTCTATATGACCTTCAGTACAACATGTACAAGGGTGACAGGAAGCAGTGCCTACCTTCTGGCTGTTCTGGCAGTGCCAAGGCAAGCCAGCTCATGTCCACTGTAAACTGGCTGGCCACGCTGGCATTTCTGTATGTAAAGCCATTAAATGGCACGGTGCCTATGACTAGAGGTAGCTCCACCACCAGCTTGTGCGCACCAGGAATGTGAATATACACCTGCAGCAGCAAAAACAGAAACATAATTAACAGCTTTCACTGAATTACTGCAATTAAACTTACAATAAAAAGTTAATATgttgcctgtcttgctgttggcaGTGAAACGATCTATCAAGTATACAgaggagaagaagaggaaaaGAGAGGAAGTTACATACAACAGTTTATATCTAGAAATAAGCGGATCACAGACtagtaaaaaatgtatttaagtgGGAGACAAATATTGTAGAATACATGTAGCCTGCTCATTCTGAGTTTCTGCCCGACAGGGTCCTATGCAtagctccaacccccccccccttccccggcacGCCCCAcacccagtgacgtactccctattGGAcaagaagtatgtcactgggattcccgggggGCTCGATTTATTCCGTCCTTCCACCCGTGCCATGCCGCCAACCTTTTTAAATGGTATGCGTCGCCCAATGACTTGTACTACTTCTGCCGCTGttgaagtccagattaggcacttCCAGCACaacattgccttgcattgccgtTACCCTAcggtaaaatagggtaacacaacACAGGTTTACAATGTACGTGTAAAAGTATgcataacctctggacacctaataaagtgtaagtgtttgggtgcaaccgtaactttaatagtttgaatAGACCTCACTAGAGGGGCTAGTGAGATATATCAATACACTAGGCGAGCACTAGCGTACaagctccagcaggctggagagtacAAAGGaaaaggctgaatctcccgaggagatGCAGGCAAGAGACAAATACTACAATGACAGATACCCTACAGAGCAGGTAAATAAGGCTGGATACAGCCTAGCAGAATTATaagaccagaggagctggcgtagtcatacctcaccagtggcggggGCCCacaggtgagtagaatggtcaggcaggcaaggttcggcaacagagaggtaagtatcggtacaagatcgtgagacaagagagtaatcagtaagcaggtagaggttcagcaacaggtaggcagataggcgaaagtacaggatcagaaggcaggatcagGATCAGAggtaatagctaagagtcatacacaggagatcaatacagtagtaatatcctagtctgggtgtgaaatccgtggcatcaacacccgggaactagtctacaaCAACATTAGCAAATCAGCaaaatcctagactaggtgtgaaatccttagcatcaacaccagggaactagcctaaggtctgcgcgctaacacgcaagtattcacgacaacagacaatcctatactgaagcccggaggcttatgaagcagaggagaccccactgacaCGCCCCTCCGAATcaaccaatcctgggcgccgtgggactcctctgacgtcagccgaccaacaggtcagctgacgggcttcctccccgcataaaggtcccgtctgtgcgcgcgcccacgCGCTACGGCGACCCCCTGCCCGgaagaacgttccgtcctcggcgtcctggacgccgagggtacggatggccgcatggaggcagctgcggcggcagtgctgttcgccgcagctgccttgtTTCTCACAGCATGTCTCCCACATAGCAGTTCGGCAGTGTGCAACCCCAATAAACAGAATTCAGCAGTGTGTCCCCCAAAACTAAGTAGGtagaacctataggcacagatgttctggcaccttacacttcgccctccatgaacctacaagcccccaacaaactgcactgcaagtgtgctggctgtcccagctgtcactgctcccttacttccctttcccttcataggtagctacagatgttCCTTAGTATAAGGtaaccagaagtaccctcaatgttGAGTagcagtagctagagatgcccctgactgaaggaagcTCTCGACAGTGGAATAcacagagcagggtgagtaagctctcatttacactttcatcaggactctgcatagagaaggaggcgCTCGGGGAGGGAGGTGAGCcgactttccatcatcaggcgcctgtaggcacgtgcctacagtgccttatggtaaatccggccctgaggtaGAGTTTGGCTCCAGTCAACATAAACAGGCAGCCTTTCCACTCCAAAAACAAAATTATCCccccagaaaaaaacaaacaaaaaggcaGCATTTTCTCTGCACAAAAagaacataaataggcagaaaaaaagagaaaaaaagaggtgCCCACAGCTGTGACTGCTACATACTTAGGCACTttgctattgacctgaggaagcgggccagtacccgtgaaatgcgttgtctttttttgtgcatcattaaaaacTTTTACTCATATGGTTTGTCTGTTTATGAAGGTAAGACCGAATTACTCCTATACCTTGATTTTAAGATAATTATATTCTGGGCGCTTCCAACAAGTTTTCTTATAAATAGGCAGAGTGTCTCTAAATCATAATTAAGCAGTGTTCTCCTCTAAAATCCCCACTTTAGTTGCACATATTGGATAAGTATATGAAAGATGAGAGAACTCACTGCTAAGAAATACTCCACGCGGATGATGTGACAGTCCAGGATGGTCGGTGTTACTGATggaattttcagcatttttccaTTCCAGGTTTCCGTGCTTCCAGAGGCAATATGGTTTCCGCGCACACTGGCCAGCATCTGCCTGTGCGTTTTCATTTTCCCATGGACTATGAAGCTTTGGGTTTGGTATATAGCAGCTTTGGGAACTATTAAGCGTGAAGAGCCATTTTCAATTTCTGCATAAATGGGAATAACTTCCCCTGAAAAGAAAACATAAAACCAACACAGTTTTAAACAGTTTTGACTGCTTAGTGCAAACATTTCAGTTTACTCATTTGTGTTGACCTTTCATTTTTAACGACATAACTGATGACAAGAGATGATGATTAAAgtgaagttgaaaataaactaatatgataaacaattatatttatccttctactcctaaaaatgactttaagtaATCCAGagttttctttaaatatataaTCATTtagaaagtaggttgaatgttttacagtctctaatcagtggcagcctattaaagagaatctgtactgtccaatttgtacaataaaaaacgtaccaatcaagtcactgtgatctcctgggtccctctttgccgtttccgccactccccaccgcgatcctggcttttaaagtgaatgtttaccatatttaaaaagaaaaagtcagatactcacctaaggagagggaaggctcggtcctaatgagccttccccctcctctcccggtgcccggtcccgcgcaggatcccccgtggcagtattcgaccagttcggtcaaatactgccacttccgcatgccttcgggagctttcggaagccttcgggagcactcgggctcccgatgacgcggccgctccatactacgcatgtgcgagcgccctctatgacgcactcgcgcatacgtagtatggagcggctcgtcttcggaagcccgagtgctcccgaagacctccgaagtccctgcggcggcggacgcgaacgggggagccagcgcagcaccgagggcaccgggagaggagagggaaggctcattaggaccgagccttccctctccttaggtgagtatctgactttttcttttttttaccggtacccattggctttaaattgccagttttaggcagtgtttacaaacaaaaaacatggtcgctaaccaggaagtgatgtatgtgcaaatatataggtatacacacacacaacctaatatgtatgtatgtgtgtgtatatatacacatatacacacacacatatatatatatatatatatatatatatatatatatatatatatatatatatatatatatatatatatatatatatatatatatatacacatacacataattCCTCCCTGGGCCGACAAAGCGTGACAAGGAAAAGGAGATTagctatattacagagacagtgcaattagaaaaggctgcagtaatccagtccacattagaacaggtataggaacttataggatagaagaaataaagctgaaaatgttgttacagagtctttttaagtatcccagagttagaaaaaggacaatagttcatgtattttatctctttcTACTCTCagaattctgccaggaaaacgtttatggctgtaaatttcttattagtgatgtttactatattcccaacaaaggcaagacagaagctgtcaattCCATACCTAGAAACTcttccaggcagcaaaataaagcagaaaacagccttgttattaatatgttttgtactgtacatacacatttttatctcatcatgtcacagatCGTCTTGGGTACATTTTAAAACCTAACTCCACCAGAAACTTTTTTTTAGGGGTTTGGATAAAGCAATAAATGGTCAGAAGTGCTGCCAAGTTTTTACAGATCTCTAGGTCAATATCGGGGAGCATTTCTCCCATTTCCTGGATCCTTCTACACTGCATGGTTCGATTTTAAAGTTGTATGCAGTTTGCCGATAGCAAAGCCACTGTGATTAACTTAGTAATCATGGTACCCTGTACAGAATGGTGTAATCCTTTTTTTGCACAATCGCAAATCTAGTTTACCTGGTTTTTCCGAATGGGTTAAATAAATGGGAGTGCATGGAAATTGCATGGCACACACAGTGCTATGTAATTTGCTATCCAATCTCCATTTGAAAAAATGCCAGCAAAGTGCACACTTGAAAATAcatcaaaatcgcaattgcagcgCACAATGATTGTGATTGCAATTTCAGTATGGAAGGGCCCTAACAGACATTACAATGTACAAGAAGTGAGGTGAAATCTCCATAACAGCAACATGTGAATCCAtcccatgatgagataaatataggTGCATGTAGAACTAGACTagtactaagaaattgtctgaagacCCCTTCTGTTTTTCAGTACAgcaagttttaaaaaaaactagCTTTGCAAATAAGCTTGTCAAATAGGTTGTCAAATTAAGTCTATTTCCTGAAAAGCAAATAGAAGCCAAAACAGCTAAGAAAGAGTGAGAGAAGGCTTCTGATAAAGTTTTAGTGCTGGAAAGTTCATAGTGTCATTGCTTCTATTTGTTTTTCCATACAGCAAAGTAGAGTTGTCATAGCTGCTGTTCAGAATGAAGTCTTAAAATTAGGTACTTCAAttaaacataaaaatatgagacttagtTTCATGTTTATTTTACTTTTCTTAAGACACATGCCGTTAATCATTTCATTATAGGTTTATTGTCATTTTAGGTATGCTTTAAAAAGCCAGAACTTCCTTCaaaacattcaagcaagccccaaAAACGCATTTTCCCCCACCTACCACACTTTAACTCTCTCAATCATGCACCTTTTCCACAGCCCTACCTTATGTATCCCTCCCCATCCCTTCTCATGGTCTGACTCGGACTtgatttgctgggtctctgtaaaatcacttgatcatgcatcttataccctgtttgcatgtataaccttgtgctatgttgtataaccatgtGCTACCTACCTTTGTCTGTcatcccttgtttacattgtatgtattcctatttattgtccagcgctgcgtaatatattggcgttttataaatacagtaaataaataataataataagccaggactggattaagatgaaatggggccttaggctgttttagtaagatttggtgggggctaacaTCCACCCTGGCCCTAGACTCTTTCTATGCCCTAGTCAACTGCCTAGAATTGAAATGTGGATGATCCGGTTCTGCACTAAACCATGATCACAATGTGGgactgtacagtggcttgcaaaagtattcggccccccgtgaagttttccacattttgttatgttactaccacaaacatgaatcaattttattggaatttcacgtgaaagaccaatacaaagtggtgtacatgtgagaagtggaacgaaaatcatacatgattccaaacattttttacaaatcaataactgcaaagtggggtgtgcgtaattcttcagccccctgagtcaatactttgtagaaccacctttttgctgcaattacagctgccagtcatttagggtatgtctctaccggctttgcacatctagagactgaaatccttgcccatttttctttgtaaaacagctccaactcagtcagagtagatggacagcatttgtgaacagcggttttcagatcttgccacagattctcgattggatttagatctggactttgactgggccattctaacaaatggatatgttttgttttaaaccattccattgttgccctgtctttatgtttagggtcgttgtcctgctggaaggtgaacctccaccccagtctcaagtcttttgcagactccaagaggttttcttccaagattgccctgtatttggctccatccatcttcccatcaactctgaccagcttccctgtccctgctgaagagatgcaccccccgagcatgatgctgccaccaccatatttgacagtggggatggtgtgttcagagtgatgtgcagtgcagtgttagttttccaccacacatagcgttttgcattttggccaaaaggttccattttggtctcatctgacctgagcaccttcttccacatgtttgctgtgtcccccacatggcttgtggcaaactgcaaacgggacttcttatgcttgtcTGTTAACaagggctttcttcttgtcactcttccataagagccaactttgcgcagtgcacgactaatagttgtcctatggaaagattcccccacctgagctgtagatctctgcagttcgtccagagtaaccatgggcctcttgactgcatttctgattagcgctctccttgttcggcctgtgagtttaggtggacggccttgtcttggtaggtgtacagttgtgccatactccttccatttctgaatgatcgcttgaacagtgctctgtgggatgttcaaggctttggaaatctttttgtagcctaagcctgctttaaatttctcaataactttatccctgacctgtctagtgtgttctttggacttcatggtgttgttgctcccaagattcttatagacaacctctgaggccgtcacagagcagctgtatttgtactgacattagatttcacacaggtgcactctatttagtcattagcactcatcacgcAATGTCTACgggaaactgactgcactcagaccaaaggaggctgaataattacgcatgccccactttgcagttattgatttgtaaaaaatgtttggaatcatgtatgattttccttccacttctcacatgtacaccactttctattggtctttcacgtgaaattccaataaaattgattcctgtttgtggcagtaatgtgataaaatgtggaaaacttcaaggggccgaatacttttgcaagccactgtaattgcTTAATTGCTAACTACCTGGCTGTGTGAAGCTGAACCCCACAGGATATCATTGTTTTATAAATATTGATCTATCATGAATTGTATTGACATGAAGTGCAATTGTTCTCAAGTGCTGAAGAAGTCATTTGTCAATGACATTTGGAAAGTTTCTAATAGTAACAAATGTATGCCTATTGAGCAGGGGTGCCCAGGGGTGTATACAGTAGAGGGATAGGGCAGATGACTGGAGGTAGATTAGAGCAGTTAAAGGGAGTCAGTGAGAGGAGAGGTGACAAGTGGGATGTCATTAGGGGAGGTGGAAGGATAGATTATTGGGTTAGAACTGACATGGAGGGGAGAATAGTGGAGGTGTGAATTGGCAGCAGGTTTGTGAGGTGTGCATGTTGGGGGAATGAGGGAACATGATTATTTTTATTATCTTATTAGAAATACGAGTATTGAAGAGAAACAGCGTTGGCACTAAATGCACTGTAGGACCTCAGATGACAGTTCCTACTCCTGTGGTGCACGCCTGTAATTCAAACAGTCCAATGCATCAAAAAAGAAAAGCAGATGGGGCACTTTCTCTAAAGACAGGTTTAGGTAATACAGTTTTAAAGTAGATTTACTTTATTAGAAAAAAAGTGAGAATGCAGCACATCATCCAATTTTCAGATAGAATAGTTGGCCGCagtttaccttccctgcaggaccttTCCACTAAAGATGCaaaaagagagcggccaagaGTATCATAAAATGAcattaaagccaccagcaagcaagaaaatactcagaacaattctgtactttatcgcct
This DNA window, taken from Hyperolius riggenbachi isolate aHypRig1 chromosome 3, aHypRig1.pri, whole genome shotgun sequence, encodes the following:
- the ARRDC4 gene encoding arrestin domain-containing protein 4, which gives rise to MVVGLLMSIVLENERKNGYCAGEFVSGQVILELLEDTEVVGLHLHAHGGAIASFTPWRGGEGNQSTSSPGECVKYLNEEITLVAKSAGEMHIFPAGKHKLQFTFQLPAGPLVTTFTGRYGKVQYQILTVLERPSVPDLSVRRELRVTSRVDVNSPSLLTPVERSKELTVGCWFFTSGPISLSAKIGRKGYCNGEVIPIYAEIENGSSRLIVPKAAIYQTQSFIVHGKMKTHRQMLASVRGNHIASGSTETWNGKMLKIPSVTPTILDCHIIRVEYFLAVYIHIPGAHKLVVELPLVIGTVPFNGFTYRNASVASQFTVDMSWLALALPEQPEAPPNYADIVSEEDLSWSAPSVTEQTELTEGLHFPPFDVIQEFRFQPPPLYSEIDPHPDNIREGTPLFTLQE